In Eschrichtius robustus isolate mEscRob2 chromosome 2, mEscRob2.pri, whole genome shotgun sequence, a single window of DNA contains:
- the LOC137758770 gene encoding olfactory receptor 10H4-like — protein sequence MYLFTLLGNLLIMVTIWREHGLHTPMYLFLCALSISEILFTVAITPRMLIDMLSTHHSITFVACASQIFFSFTFGFTHSFLLMIMGYDRYVAICHPLRYNMLMSTRDCARLVSWCWAGGSVMGMMVTLIVFHLTFCRSSEIHHFACHVLALLKLACGKETAPVTMVVIMVCVTALLGCLFLIILSYVFIMAVILRIPSAEGRHKTFSTCVSHLTIVVVHYGFASIIYLKPKGPHSVDSNTLMATTYTVFTPFLSPIIFSLRNKELKSAIKRSFHRKFFPLSC from the coding sequence ATGTACCTGTTTACGCTGCTGGGGAACCTGCTCATCATGGTCACCATCTGGAGGGAGCATGGCCTCCACACACCCATGTACCTCTTCCTGTGTGCCCTCTCCATCTCCGAGATTCTGTTCACTGTTGCCATCACCCCTCGAATGCTGATCGACATGCTCTCCACCCACCACTCCATTACCTTTGTGGCTTGTGCCAGCCAGATATTCTTCTCCTTCACGTTTGGCTTCACCCACTCCTTCCTGCTCATGATTATGGGCTATGACCGCTATGTGGCCATCTGCCACCCCCTGCGCTACAACATGCTCATGAGCACACGTGACTGTGCCCGTCTTGTGTCCTGGTGCTGGGCTGGTGGCTCAGTCATGGGCATGATGGTGACATTGATAGTTTTTCATCTCACATTCTGTAGGTCTAGTGAGATTCACCATTTTGCCTGTCACGTGCTTGCCCTCTTAAAATTGGCATGTGGGAAGGAGACAGCCCCTGTCACCATGGTTGTGATCATGGTTTGTGTCACAGCCCTGCTGGGGTGCTTATTCCTCATCATCCTCTCTTATGTCTTCATCATGGCCGTCATCTTGAGGATCCCCTCCGCTGAGGGCCGGCACAAGACCTTCTCCACCTGTGTATCCCACCTCACCATAGTGGTCGTGCACTACGGTTTTGCCTCCATCATCTACCTCAAGCCCAAGGGACCCCATTCTGTGGACAGTAACACACTGATGGCCACCACCTATACAGTCTTTACCCCCTTTCTTAGCCCGATCATTTTCAGCCTCAGGAATAAGGAGCTGAAGAGCGCCATAAAGAGAAGCTTCCACAGAAAATTCTTTCCCCTAAGCTGCTGA